A section of the Bifidobacterium sp. ESL0728 genome encodes:
- a CDS encoding IclR family transcriptional regulator, protein MIDRIFLILDCFTSDNPQLNLTQIAARSGLPISTTSRLLSGLVQHGAVERWRNGSYTIGTHLINLAQTAHPMLYIQETASPCLDNLEHVTGLHIQLAVLQGNGALIIDRRDGRQRLPVYYHVGDVLPLVPTAVGRVLLAFGPPTLESSVLDSNDFVWPSYDIKRPTPEKVHDELDKIRHDRIAFFDPPDIPVNSIAVPIFDRRMNVVAAISIVVKTGTIPLSTKLITLLKATASEIGHKLAGPKSKRILPPWDADIADMPTPI, encoded by the coding sequence ATGATAGACCGAATATTCCTCATTCTCGATTGCTTTACATCCGATAATCCACAGCTGAACCTCACACAAATCGCAGCCCGCAGTGGCCTGCCGATAAGCACCACCAGCCGTTTGCTTTCCGGACTTGTCCAGCACGGGGCCGTGGAGCGATGGCGGAATGGCAGCTATACCATCGGAACGCATCTGATCAACCTCGCCCAGACCGCCCATCCGATGCTATACATCCAGGAAACCGCCTCACCCTGCCTCGACAATCTCGAACATGTCACCGGTCTGCATATTCAGCTTGCGGTTTTACAAGGCAACGGCGCACTCATCATCGACAGGCGAGACGGACGGCAACGCCTTCCCGTTTATTACCACGTAGGCGACGTGCTGCCCTTGGTACCTACAGCGGTCGGAAGGGTCCTGCTGGCTTTTGGTCCTCCCACATTGGAATCCTCGGTTCTGGACAGCAATGATTTCGTATGGCCTTCTTACGACATCAAACGCCCTACTCCGGAAAAAGTTCACGATGAACTCGACAAAATACGGCATGACCGTATAGCTTTCTTCGATCCGCCAGACATCCCCGTCAATTCGATAGCAGTCCCGATTTTCGATCGGAGAATGAACGTTGTGGCGGCGATAAGTATTGTCGTCAAGACGGGCACCATTCCGCTGTCGACAAAGCTCATCACACTGCTCAAGGCCACGGCTTCAGAAATAGGGCACAAACTTGCCGGTCCAAAATCAAAACGTATATTGCCGCCTTGGGATGCCGACATAGCAGATATGCCAACGCCAATTTAA
- a CDS encoding extracellular solute-binding protein: MKKSIKRTIAAGLSVLTLLSLSACGRKTDSGSAKDSGSSAAMDNKPATGNLTIWAMGQEGEKLSQYVKGFEKENPDVKVKVTAIPWSSAHEKVQTAIAAGNGPDISQIMGEWMADFSTGLAQVPSNFDNSDFSSAALSTVKVGGKQVAVPWYSDTRVLYYRTDIAKQAGWDHAPQTWAELKKMAADMQKVNGVQYGMFIMPKTDAAFSNVSPIYYSNGARLTDGKKWTIDNKKMKESFEYIKGFFTDKIADPEADTTFGADFANFVSGKTPMEFNVPSGIGQLNELGGPGFSDKFTTAPIPKKDKNSGLSVSSLSGSALATMKSSKNQTAAWKFIKWASKAKNQVKWYELSTDLPSAQSAWKDPKLANDKKLAPFGEQLKTGVPNPTVTEWEQISITGSEDVEKIYKNTMSVDDALKDMQSKADSIGMGK; this comes from the coding sequence ATGAAGAAATCAATAAAACGAACGATTGCGGCAGGACTCAGCGTCCTCACGCTGCTTTCGTTGTCTGCCTGCGGCCGTAAGACCGACAGTGGTTCGGCCAAAGACAGTGGTTCGTCGGCGGCGATGGACAACAAGCCCGCCACTGGCAACCTGACCATCTGGGCGATGGGGCAGGAAGGCGAGAAACTAAGCCAGTATGTCAAGGGATTTGAGAAGGAAAACCCTGATGTCAAGGTAAAGGTCACCGCCATCCCATGGTCGTCTGCGCATGAAAAGGTCCAGACCGCCATTGCTGCAGGCAACGGACCCGATATTTCGCAGATTATGGGCGAATGGATGGCCGATTTCTCGACCGGCTTGGCTCAAGTCCCCTCCAATTTCGATAATTCGGATTTCTCTAGTGCCGCGCTCAGCACCGTCAAGGTTGGTGGCAAACAAGTAGCTGTACCGTGGTATTCCGATACCCGTGTGCTCTATTACCGCACCGATATCGCCAAGCAGGCGGGCTGGGACCATGCCCCGCAGACTTGGGCTGAGTTGAAGAAGATGGCTGCGGACATGCAGAAGGTCAACGGCGTGCAATATGGAATGTTCATCATGCCTAAGACGGATGCCGCCTTCTCCAATGTATCTCCGATCTATTACAGCAACGGCGCCAGGCTTACTGATGGTAAGAAGTGGACCATCGACAACAAGAAGATGAAGGAATCCTTCGAATACATCAAGGGGTTCTTCACTGACAAGATCGCCGACCCCGAGGCCGATACCACGTTCGGTGCTGACTTCGCGAACTTTGTTTCAGGCAAGACCCCGATGGAATTCAATGTGCCGAGCGGCATCGGCCAGCTCAATGAGCTTGGTGGACCTGGCTTCAGCGACAAATTCACAACGGCCCCCATCCCGAAGAAGGACAAGAATTCCGGTCTTTCGGTTTCCAGCCTGAGTGGTTCCGCGCTGGCGACGATGAAGAGCTCCAAGAACCAAACCGCCGCCTGGAAGTTCATCAAGTGGGCCAGCAAGGCCAAGAACCAGGTCAAGTGGTATGAACTCTCGACCGATTTGCCGTCGGCTCAGTCTGCTTGGAAGGATCCCAAGCTCGCCAACGACAAGAAGCTTGCGCCCTTCGGTGAACAGTTGAAGACCGGCGTTCCCAATCCGACCGTAACTGAGTGGGAGCAGATTTCCATCACGGGTTCCGAGGACGTCGAGAAAATTTACAAAAATACCATGTCGGTTGATGACGCTCTGAAGGATATGCAGAGCAAGGCCGATTCAATCGGAATGGGCAAGTAG
- a CDS encoding sugar ABC transporter permease encodes MARRKTSAEDSTKSLRRRRTLTGWLFSMPFVIIFAVFMFIPLLTSLYMSLTDITARDLRTPFDVNFVGLSQYITLFKDKQFLHSIWVTGVFVVIGLPLTMIIAMALAVALNKGLQHVNSFFRALFYAPVVASTVAVAVVWRYILQKNGLLNSMLALVGIQGPDWLNNTSTALPSLIVMTTWRNMGTLMIIFIAGLQGIDQELMEAASLDGCNAWKRFIHVMLPLLKPTILVGAVMVSVSYLQFFDESYVMTQGGPLDATLSASYYVFRQFGFGKYGLSSAASWILFIIIALVSMLQFRIMRED; translated from the coding sequence ATGGCACGTCGCAAGACCAGTGCGGAGGATTCGACAAAAAGCCTCCGCCGCCGTCGGACATTGACCGGATGGCTGTTTTCGATGCCGTTCGTGATTATATTCGCGGTATTCATGTTTATTCCATTACTGACATCGCTGTATATGTCTCTGACCGACATTACGGCCCGTGATCTACGAACTCCATTCGATGTGAATTTCGTAGGTTTGAGCCAGTACATAACCTTGTTCAAGGACAAACAGTTCCTGCATTCCATTTGGGTGACGGGCGTGTTCGTCGTCATCGGATTGCCGTTGACGATGATCATCGCCATGGCTTTGGCTGTGGCACTGAACAAAGGTCTCCAACATGTCAATTCGTTCTTCAGGGCGCTTTTCTACGCTCCTGTGGTCGCCAGTACCGTTGCTGTTGCAGTGGTTTGGCGTTATATCCTGCAGAAGAACGGTCTGCTCAATTCAATGCTTGCGCTCGTCGGCATTCAGGGGCCTGATTGGCTGAATAACACGAGTACCGCGTTGCCCTCATTGATCGTCATGACGACATGGCGCAATATGGGCACTCTCATGATCATTTTCATCGCCGGTCTACAGGGCATCGACCAAGAGCTGATGGAAGCGGCCTCCCTCGATGGCTGCAACGCCTGGAAGCGTTTCATCCATGTGATGTTGCCACTGCTCAAGCCGACCATCCTCGTCGGTGCGGTGATGGTTTCCGTCTCCTATCTCCAGTTCTTCGACGAATCCTACGTCATGACCCAAGGCGGACCGCTTGACGCCACGCTTTCGGCATCATATTACGTCTTCCGGCAGTTCGGTTTCGGCAAGTACGGATTGTCATCCGCAGCCAGCTGGATATTGTTCATCATCATCGCACTGGTAAGCATGCTGCAGTTCCGCATCATGCGTGAAGACTGA
- a CDS encoding carbohydrate ABC transporter permease: protein MSNFTKATSAIATSRSGQVSVVPDNKLPLWQRFVRSHGIVYVVLAFVGVVWIFPFIWMVLGSVKTQREIIGPHPQFLPKAPTFVNFQQWFSQLHFWRFFTNSFVVSVLVVVGNVVFCSMVGYALSKIRFKGKKIVFGCVMVTLMIPSVATFVPMFVLISDVHLVDTYAALILPFLAQPMGVFLMKQFIDGVPDAVLEAAKVDGAGELRIFFQIVMPECGPALATLCILTFLGSWNNFLWPLVAVQSMDKYTLPVALSLYTTGQNANNYSLLLAGAVLVIAPILLLFVFLQRYFIQGVSMTGIK, encoded by the coding sequence ATGAGTAACTTTACAAAAGCAACGTCGGCAATCGCTACTTCCCGATCCGGGCAGGTCTCTGTGGTGCCGGATAACAAGCTCCCGTTGTGGCAGCGTTTCGTCCGTTCGCATGGCATCGTGTATGTGGTGCTGGCGTTCGTGGGGGTCGTTTGGATTTTCCCGTTCATATGGATGGTTCTGGGATCGGTTAAGACACAACGTGAAATTATCGGGCCGCATCCCCAATTTCTGCCGAAAGCACCGACCTTCGTCAATTTCCAGCAGTGGTTCAGCCAGCTGCATTTCTGGCGCTTCTTCACCAACAGTTTTGTCGTTTCGGTGCTGGTTGTGGTCGGTAATGTTGTGTTCTGCTCTATGGTCGGCTATGCGCTTTCCAAGATCAGATTCAAAGGAAAGAAAATCGTCTTCGGATGTGTGATGGTGACCTTGATGATCCCCTCTGTGGCCACCTTCGTGCCGATGTTCGTGCTGATTTCCGACGTGCATCTGGTTGACACATATGCAGCCTTGATATTGCCGTTCCTTGCGCAGCCCATGGGTGTCTTCCTGATGAAACAGTTCATCGATGGCGTCCCCGATGCGGTATTGGAAGCCGCAAAAGTGGATGGCGCGGGCGAGCTGCGCATCTTCTTCCAGATTGTCATGCCCGAGTGCGGGCCCGCCTTGGCAACGCTGTGCATCCTGACCTTCCTCGGTTCCTGGAACAACTTCCTGTGGCCATTGGTAGCGGTGCAGAGCATGGATAAATACACCCTTCCGGTGGCGTTGTCGCTTTATACGACCGGCCAGAATGCGAACAACTACAGTCTGCTCCTTGCGGGAGCGGTTCTGGTGATTGCCCCGATTCTGCTGCTGTTCGTCTTCCTGCAGCGCTACTTCATCCAGGGTGTGAGCATGACAGGCATCAAGTAG
- the yicI gene encoding alpha-xylosidase → MKFLNGGWLVRDGYNVKYAANVFEAKTEEKKLTLYCPFGSMISNAGQTLDGGVLTIEVTSPRPNIITTRLFNYKTDRSHCPKFALNESDPAVDIEETEEAWTFTSGRTSLRIAKGAIIDFRYSFDGKEIARSGWRAKALVVDPNGESYINEEMDLGVGEKIYGLGERFTNFVKNGQSVEIWNCDGGTGSEQAYKNVPFYMSNRNYGLFVDSPGKVSFEIGSEKVSRVRFTLEGQEMTYSVIGGSSMKDILNTYTDLTGKAPLVPEWSYGLWLSTSFATDYDEKTVMKFVDGMAERDIPLSVFHFDCRWMRELEWCNFDWDADKFPDPVGLLKKIHDRGIKVCVWINPYIAQKSPLFDEGAKAGYFIKRENGQVWQWDKWQAGMAIVDFTNPAATKWYQDKLRHLMEQGVDCFKTDFGERIPTKGVVYYDGSDPVLMHNYYAQLYNKAVYDLTADVKGADEAVLFARAATVGGQCYPVHWGGDCSSNYPSMAESLRAGLSFGMSGFGYWSHDIAGFEDKPTPDLYKRWTQFGLLSSHSRYHGSREYKVPWLYGDEAVEVSREFTKLKQKLVPYLVKMSHETHETGVPMMRSMVLEFQDDPTCEDIDTQYMLGDDILVAPIFSEKGDARFYVPDAGGEHAGEAWKNLLTGETYEPGRWYTQIYDYHTLPVLVRPGCDPLGTQK, encoded by the coding sequence ATGAAGTTCTTGAATGGCGGATGGCTGGTTCGCGATGGCTACAATGTCAAGTACGCCGCAAATGTATTCGAAGCGAAGACCGAAGAGAAAAAGCTGACTTTATATTGCCCGTTCGGCAGCATGATTTCCAATGCCGGACAGACGTTGGACGGTGGGGTGCTCACTATTGAGGTCACCAGTCCGCGTCCGAATATCATCACCACACGTTTGTTCAATTACAAGACGGACCGTAGTCATTGCCCGAAGTTTGCGCTTAACGAGAGCGACCCGGCCGTCGATATCGAAGAAACCGAAGAGGCATGGACGTTCACTTCCGGACGGACTTCATTGCGTATCGCCAAAGGTGCGATCATTGATTTCCGCTATTCGTTTGATGGCAAGGAAATAGCGAGGTCCGGTTGGCGTGCGAAGGCCTTGGTCGTCGACCCGAATGGCGAGTCGTACATCAACGAGGAGATGGACCTTGGCGTAGGCGAGAAGATTTATGGCTTGGGTGAACGTTTCACCAATTTCGTAAAGAACGGGCAGAGCGTCGAAATCTGGAACTGCGACGGAGGAACGGGCAGCGAGCAGGCATATAAGAATGTGCCGTTCTATATGAGCAACCGCAACTATGGGCTTTTTGTTGATAGTCCCGGCAAAGTGAGTTTCGAAATCGGTTCGGAGAAAGTTTCCCGCGTCCGCTTCACCTTAGAAGGCCAAGAGATGACGTATTCGGTCATCGGCGGGTCGTCGATGAAAGACATCCTCAACACCTATACCGACTTGACCGGCAAGGCGCCGTTGGTTCCGGAATGGAGTTACGGGCTGTGGCTTTCCACTTCCTTCGCCACCGATTATGACGAGAAAACGGTGATGAAGTTCGTTGATGGCATGGCCGAACGCGATATTCCTCTGAGCGTCTTCCATTTTGACTGCCGGTGGATGAGGGAACTCGAATGGTGCAATTTCGATTGGGATGCGGACAAGTTCCCGGATCCTGTCGGGCTGCTGAAAAAAATCCACGACCGTGGAATCAAGGTCTGCGTGTGGATCAATCCGTATATCGCGCAGAAATCACCGTTGTTCGACGAAGGCGCCAAGGCCGGCTATTTCATCAAGCGTGAAAATGGTCAGGTCTGGCAATGGGACAAGTGGCAGGCCGGCATGGCGATTGTTGATTTCACCAACCCCGCCGCCACCAAGTGGTATCAGGATAAGCTGCGGCATTTGATGGAGCAGGGGGTGGATTGCTTCAAAACCGATTTCGGCGAACGCATCCCTACCAAGGGAGTCGTCTATTATGATGGTTCCGATCCCGTACTGATGCACAATTATTATGCGCAGCTCTACAACAAGGCTGTCTACGATTTGACCGCCGATGTCAAAGGAGCGGATGAGGCAGTCCTCTTTGCCCGCGCTGCCACGGTGGGAGGCCAATGCTATCCCGTGCACTGGGGCGGTGACTGCTCCTCGAATTATCCGTCGATGGCCGAATCGTTACGTGCCGGCCTTTCGTTCGGCATGTCCGGTTTCGGCTATTGGAGCCATGACATCGCTGGCTTTGAGGACAAGCCTACGCCCGATCTCTATAAGCGTTGGACCCAATTCGGTCTGCTTTCCTCACATTCGCGTTATCACGGTTCGAGGGAATACAAGGTGCCGTGGCTTTACGGCGACGAAGCGGTCGAGGTGTCGCGCGAATTCACCAAGCTCAAGCAGAAGCTGGTGCCCTATCTGGTGAAGATGTCGCATGAAACGCATGAAACCGGTGTGCCGATGATGCGTTCGATGGTGCTGGAATTCCAGGATGACCCCACGTGTGAGGATATCGACACGCAATACATGTTGGGTGACGACATTCTGGTTGCTCCGATTTTCTCCGAAAAAGGCGACGCTCGTTTCTACGTTCCGGATGCAGGCGGCGAACATGCTGGTGAGGCATGGAAGAACCTGCTCACCGGTGAAACGTATGAACCCGGCCGCTGGTACACCCAAATCTACGATTACCACACCTTGCCGGTGTTGGTGCGTCCTGGCTGTGACCCGTTGGGAACACAGAAATAA
- a CDS encoding glycoside hydrolase family 3 N-terminal domain-containing protein: protein MDLTKEPYALTPQQIRFVERTVANMGVDQKIGQLFFVIGQDEDLVDLKGFIAKYQPGGIMYRPDRAVKLQHEISACQNESAIPLFVAANLESGGNGLVSEGTWFARPMQVAATGDPEKAHELGDVSGYEAHQVGGNMSFSPIVDLDLNFHNPIMNSRTFGSDINTVIAMSDAQIEGLKANNVIPVAKHFPGDGVDERDQHLLSSINSLSTDEWMESYGRIYRHLIERNLSVIMVAHIMQPAWERRLCEGIEDKDLRPASTSKLLVDGLLRKVLGFNGLVITDATPMIGYNTALPRPQALPATINAGNDMILFNKNIDEDYCYIKDAIADGTLDMARVDEAVTRIVATKVSQGVMGGDGSLLNPASSRIDLKLDEHKRLSAEVATESVTLVKDRDGILPITPAKYPRIRLVVLGDVSDGGFKEGGSVTDKFKAKLEAEGFKVTVFDREHLDFHEVFEGGLKEEKAKFDLAFYVANVETASNQTTTRLDWIHLMAADAPWFMRSIPTVFVSTCNPYHLFDIPSVSTYINAYTGNDVTIDAVIRKMTGQEEFVGKSPVDPFCGHPETHL from the coding sequence ATGGATTTGACGAAGGAACCGTACGCTCTGACGCCGCAGCAGATCCGCTTCGTGGAACGTACGGTCGCCAATATGGGAGTCGACCAAAAAATCGGTCAATTGTTTTTTGTTATCGGTCAGGACGAAGACCTTGTTGATTTGAAGGGATTCATCGCGAAATATCAGCCGGGCGGAATCATGTATCGGCCTGATAGAGCCGTTAAATTGCAACATGAGATTTCTGCATGTCAGAATGAAAGCGCCATTCCGCTGTTTGTTGCCGCCAACCTGGAGTCCGGTGGCAACGGGCTAGTGTCTGAAGGAACGTGGTTCGCTCGGCCCATGCAGGTCGCGGCCACAGGCGATCCCGAAAAGGCTCATGAGCTTGGGGATGTCTCCGGATATGAGGCACATCAGGTCGGCGGTAATATGTCGTTCTCGCCGATTGTGGATCTCGATCTCAATTTCCATAATCCGATCATGAATTCGCGTACGTTCGGCAGCGATATCAATACCGTCATTGCGATGTCGGACGCACAGATTGAAGGCCTCAAAGCCAACAATGTCATTCCGGTGGCGAAGCATTTTCCGGGTGATGGTGTCGATGAACGTGATCAGCATTTGTTGAGTTCGATCAATTCGTTGTCGACCGACGAATGGATGGAGTCCTACGGGCGGATATACCGTCACCTTATCGAGCGGAATCTGTCTGTCATCATGGTCGCGCATATCATGCAACCGGCTTGGGAGCGTCGTCTTTGCGAAGGCATCGAAGACAAGGACCTTCGCCCGGCCAGTACCTCCAAGCTGCTTGTGGATGGGTTGTTGCGCAAAGTTCTTGGCTTCAATGGTTTGGTGATTACCGATGCCACTCCGATGATCGGCTATAACACGGCGCTTCCGCGTCCGCAGGCGTTGCCGGCCACCATCAACGCCGGCAATGACATGATTCTCTTCAACAAGAACATCGATGAGGATTACTGCTATATCAAGGATGCGATTGCCGATGGCACTCTTGATATGGCTCGTGTGGACGAGGCCGTCACCCGTATCGTCGCGACCAAAGTATCGCAAGGTGTTATGGGCGGCGATGGCAGCCTTCTGAATCCTGCTTCTTCGCGGATAGATCTGAAGCTTGATGAGCATAAGCGGCTCTCGGCCGAGGTCGCGACGGAATCGGTTACGTTGGTCAAGGACCGGGACGGTATCCTGCCGATTACTCCGGCAAAATACCCGCGCATACGCTTGGTCGTGCTGGGTGATGTCAGTGATGGAGGTTTCAAGGAAGGCGGTTCGGTTACCGACAAATTCAAGGCGAAGTTGGAGGCAGAGGGCTTCAAAGTTACTGTTTTCGACCGGGAACATCTTGATTTCCATGAGGTTTTTGAAGGCGGCCTGAAGGAGGAAAAAGCGAAATTCGATTTGGCTTTTTATGTCGCCAATGTCGAAACCGCAAGCAACCAGACGACCACCCGACTCGATTGGATACATCTGATGGCTGCCGATGCGCCTTGGTTTATGCGCAGCATTCCCACGGTTTTCGTCTCGACCTGCAATCCCTACCATCTGTTTGATATTCCCTCCGTTTCGACGTATATCAACGCCTATACCGGCAATGATGTCACCATCGACGCGGTCATACGCAAAATGACAGGTCAGGAGGAATTCGTGGGCAAGAGCCCTGTCGATCCGTTCTGCGGGCATCCGGAGACTCATTTGTAA
- the nrdE gene encoding class 1b ribonucleoside-diphosphate reductase subunit alpha, with product MDNTVEDTGFDPEHDYHSLNAMLNLYDENGNIQFDADKEAERAYMTTHVAKNTKKFASTAERLKYLEDNLYYDKSVFDQYTPEFLDSFYKHVEDAGFEFETFLGAFKFYRSYALKTFDGKQYLEDFPQRSAAVALELAAGDEKLAVKYVDEILSGRFQPATPTFLNLGKAQRGEPVSCFLVRIEDNMESIARGINSALQLSKRGGGVALLLSNLREQGAPIKHIEHQSSGVVPVMKLLEDSFSYANQLGARQGAGAVYLNAHHPDILRFLDTKRENADEKTRIKSLSLGVVIPDITFELAKRKEKMALFSPYDVERVYGKPFADISVTEKYDEMLHDDRIHKTYIDAREFFMTLGEVQFESGYPYILFEDTVNRANPIDGRVTMSNLCSEILQVQEPSTYNADLSYDHVGKDISCNLGSLNIAKAMDGGLADPVETAIRALTSVSEQTHIDSVPSIKRGNEEGHSIGLGQMNLHGFLAREHMFYGSEEALDFTDMYFMTVAYHAYKASHKLAVERGHAFSTFGTSDYAKPAGQGNYFDKYTDGRRSLEPKTQTVKDLFERFGIHIPTVSDWETLRDEILKDGIYNEYLQAVPPTGSISYINHSTSSIHPIASKIEIRKEGKVGRVYYPAPYMTNDNLEYFEDAYEIGWKKIVDTYAEATQHVDQGLSLTLFFPAGVTTRELNKAQIYAWRKGIKTLYYIRIRQQALEGTEVEGCVSCML from the coding sequence ATGGACAACACCGTCGAAGACACCGGTTTCGACCCGGAGCACGACTATCATTCGCTCAACGCGATGCTCAACCTCTACGACGAGAACGGCAACATCCAGTTCGACGCCGACAAGGAGGCCGAGCGAGCCTACATGACCACGCACGTGGCCAAGAACACCAAGAAGTTCGCCTCCACCGCCGAACGCCTCAAGTATCTGGAAGACAACCTGTATTACGATAAGTCCGTCTTCGACCAGTACACCCCGGAGTTCCTGGATTCGTTCTACAAGCACGTCGAAGATGCCGGCTTCGAGTTCGAGACCTTCCTCGGCGCCTTCAAGTTCTACCGCTCCTACGCGCTGAAGACCTTCGACGGCAAGCAGTATCTCGAGGACTTCCCGCAACGCAGCGCCGCCGTGGCACTCGAGTTGGCCGCCGGCGACGAAAAACTCGCCGTCAAGTATGTCGACGAAATTCTCTCCGGCCGTTTCCAGCCCGCCACCCCGACCTTCCTGAACCTCGGCAAGGCCCAGCGCGGCGAGCCCGTCTCCTGCTTCCTCGTGCGCATCGAGGACAACATGGAATCCATCGCCCGCGGCATCAACTCCGCCCTGCAGCTTTCCAAGCGCGGCGGCGGCGTGGCTCTGCTGCTTTCCAACCTTCGTGAGCAGGGCGCTCCGATCAAGCACATCGAGCACCAGTCCAGCGGCGTCGTGCCGGTGATGAAGCTTTTGGAGGACTCCTTCTCCTACGCCAACCAGCTCGGCGCACGTCAGGGTGCGGGTGCGGTCTACTTGAACGCTCACCATCCCGACATCCTGCGTTTCCTCGATACCAAGCGCGAGAACGCCGACGAGAAGACGCGAATCAAATCGCTCTCCCTGGGCGTGGTCATCCCCGACATCACCTTCGAGCTCGCCAAGCGCAAGGAGAAGATGGCCCTCTTCTCCCCCTACGACGTCGAGCGCGTCTACGGCAAGCCGTTCGCGGATATCTCCGTCACCGAAAAGTATGACGAAATGCTGCACGACGACCGCATCCACAAGACCTATATCGACGCCCGCGAGTTCTTCATGACCCTCGGCGAGGTGCAGTTCGAGTCCGGCTACCCCTACATCCTCTTCGAGGACACCGTCAACCGCGCCAACCCGATCGACGGCCGCGTGACCATGTCCAACCTCTGCTCCGAGATCCTTCAGGTGCAGGAACCCTCCACTTATAACGCCGATCTCAGCTACGACCACGTCGGCAAGGACATCTCCTGCAACTTGGGATCGCTCAACATCGCGAAGGCGATGGACGGCGGCCTGGCCGACCCGGTGGAGACCGCAATCCGCGCTTTGACTTCCGTTTCCGAGCAGACCCACATCGATTCCGTACCGTCCATCAAGCGCGGCAACGAAGAGGGCCACTCCATCGGCTTGGGGCAGATGAACCTGCACGGCTTCCTCGCCCGCGAGCACATGTTCTACGGCTCCGAAGAGGCGCTGGACTTCACCGACATGTACTTCATGACCGTTGCCTATCACGCTTACAAGGCCTCGCACAAGCTGGCCGTCGAGCGCGGCCACGCCTTCTCGACCTTCGGCACCTCCGATTACGCCAAGCCTGCCGGCCAGGGCAACTACTTCGACAAGTACACCGATGGCCGCCGCTCGCTTGAACCGAAGACCCAGACCGTGAAGGACCTCTTCGAGCGCTTCGGCATCCACATCCCCACAGTCTCCGACTGGGAAACGCTGCGCGACGAGATTCTCAAGGACGGCATCTACAACGAGTACCTGCAGGCCGTGCCGCCGACCGGTTCGATCTCCTACATCAACCACTCCACCTCCTCGATCCACCCGATCGCCTCGAAGATCGAGATCCGTAAGGAAGGCAAGGTCGGTCGCGTCTACTATCCGGCGCCGTACATGACCAACGACAACCTCGAGTACTTTGAGGACGCCTACGAAATCGGCTGGAAGAAGATCGTGGACACCTACGCCGAGGCCACCCAGCACGTCGACCAGGGCCTTTCGCTGACCCTCTTCTTCCCCGCCGGCGTCACCACGCGCGAGCTCAACAAGGCGCAGATCTACGCCTGGCGCAAGGGCATCAAAACCCTCTACTACATCCGCATCCGCCAGCAGGCGCTTGAGGGCACCGAGGTCGAGGGCTGCGTCAGCTGCATGCTGTAA
- the nrdI gene encoding class Ib ribonucleoside-diphosphate reductase assembly flavoprotein NrdI translates to MLAASEPEARANGEHIGAVVYFSSVSNNTARFIESCGFPDEGINVYRIPLRPKEAPLEVREPYVLIVPTYGGGNIAKALLPQIRKFLNGHKNRSFIRGVISSGNRNFATAFCAAGDIISKKCHVPFMYNFELLGTPDDQRQVREGVRDFFLDAKKKQNAQGRQQ, encoded by the coding sequence CTGCTCGCGGCCAGCGAACCAGAAGCCAGGGCCAACGGCGAACACATCGGTGCCGTGGTCTATTTCTCTTCGGTTTCCAACAACACAGCGAGGTTCATCGAAAGCTGCGGATTCCCCGATGAAGGCATCAACGTCTACCGCATTCCGTTGCGCCCCAAAGAGGCACCGCTTGAGGTGCGCGAACCTTACGTCCTCATCGTGCCGACCTACGGCGGCGGCAACATCGCGAAAGCGCTGCTGCCGCAGATTCGCAAGTTTTTGAACGGGCACAAGAACCGCAGTTTTATTCGTGGGGTCATCTCGTCGGGCAACAGGAACTTCGCCACTGCGTTTTGCGCGGCAGGCGACATCATCTCCAAGAAATGCCACGTCCCGTTCATGTACAATTTCGAGCTCTTGGGCACCCCGGACGACCAACGTCAGGTACGCGAAGGCGTCCGCGACTTCTTCCTTGACGCGAAGAAGAAACAGAATGCGCAAGGTCGGCAGCAGTAA
- a CDS encoding glutaredoxin domain-containing protein — MTVTVFTKQHCPQCMATERQLKRQNITFETVDLTNNPSTVQQLIDAGFKQTPVVITPDSSWSGYRPDLIKALGTGDVAETAETAAATAPANSHVAA, encoded by the coding sequence ATGACCGTCACCGTTTTCACCAAACAACACTGCCCGCAATGCATGGCGACCGAACGCCAGCTCAAGCGCCAGAACATCACGTTCGAGACGGTGGACCTGACCAACAACCCCTCCACCGTGCAGCAGCTCATCGACGCCGGCTTCAAGCAGACACCCGTGGTCATCACGCCGGACTCCTCATGGAGCGGCTATCGCCCCGACCTCATCAAGGCGCTCGGCACCGGCGACGTCGCCGAAACGGCTGAGACCGCGGCGGCCACAGCACCGGCAAACAGCCACGTGGCGGCATGA